A DNA window from Mauremys reevesii isolate NIE-2019 linkage group 17, ASM1616193v1, whole genome shotgun sequence contains the following coding sequences:
- the GOSR2 gene encoding Golgi SNAP receptor complex member 2 isoform X1: MEALYHQTNKQVHEVQSYMGHLETSDKQSVHLVENEIQARIDRIFSNLERLEILSSKEPANKRQNAKLRVDQLKYDVQHLQSALRNFQHRRYSREQQEKQREELLARTFTANDSDTTIPIDETLQFNESLQNAHRGMDDLIGSGTSILHGLRDQRMTLKGTHKKILDVANMLGLSNTVMRLIEKRAFQDKYFMIGGMLLSCVIMFLVVQYLT; this comes from the exons GCAAGTCCATGAGGTTCAGTCTTACATGGGGCATCTGGAGACCTCCGACAAGCAGTCAGTGCACT TGGTAGAAAATGAGATTCAGGCAAGAATAGACAGGATATTCAGCAACCTGGAACGCCTGGAGATCCTGTCTAGCAAAGAACCTGCCAACAAACGGCAGAATGCCAAACT CCGAGTTGACCAGCTGAAATATGATGTCCAGCACCTGCAGTCAGCACTGAGGAACTTCCAGCATCGTCGTTACAGTCGGGAGCAACAGGAGAAACAGCGAGAGGAGCTCCTGGCACGCACTTTCACTGCTAAT GACTCTGACACCACCATACCGATCGACGAAACATTACAGTTTAATGAATCCCTCCAGAATGCCCATCGTGGCATGGATGATCTTATTGGCAGTGGGACCAGCATCCTGCATGGGCTGAGGGACCAGAGAATGACACTAAAG GGCACTCACAAAAAAATCCTAGATGTTGCCAACATGCTGGGCTTATCGAACACAGTGATGCGACTGATTGAGAAGCGGGCTTTCCAGGACAAATACTTCATGATCGGCGGAATGCTCTTGAGCTGCGTGATCATGTTCCTTGTGGTGCAGTACCTGACGTGA
- the GOSR2 gene encoding Golgi SNAP receptor complex member 2 isoform X2 — protein MEALYHQTNKQVHEVQSYMGHLETSDKQSVHLVENEIQARIDRIFSNLERLEILSSKEPANKRQNAKLRVDQLKYDVQHLQSALRNFQHRRYSREQQEKQREELLARTFTANGTHKKILDVANMLGLSNTVMRLIEKRAFQDKYFMIGGMLLSCVIMFLVVQYLT, from the exons GCAAGTCCATGAGGTTCAGTCTTACATGGGGCATCTGGAGACCTCCGACAAGCAGTCAGTGCACT TGGTAGAAAATGAGATTCAGGCAAGAATAGACAGGATATTCAGCAACCTGGAACGCCTGGAGATCCTGTCTAGCAAAGAACCTGCCAACAAACGGCAGAATGCCAAACT CCGAGTTGACCAGCTGAAATATGATGTCCAGCACCTGCAGTCAGCACTGAGGAACTTCCAGCATCGTCGTTACAGTCGGGAGCAACAGGAGAAACAGCGAGAGGAGCTCCTGGCACGCACTTTCACTGCTAAT GGCACTCACAAAAAAATCCTAGATGTTGCCAACATGCTGGGCTTATCGAACACAGTGATGCGACTGATTGAGAAGCGGGCTTTCCAGGACAAATACTTCATGATCGGCGGAATGCTCTTGAGCTGCGTGATCATGTTCCTTGTGGTGCAGTACCTGACGTGA